GAAACAGCTAAGCAGCTTATATCCGGGGATAACCTTAGGCTGTACACGCTTATTTGGAACAGGTTCATAGCTTCTCAGATGGCTAGTGCAGAATACGCGGTGACAGATGTGCAGTTAGAGGACGAGAACGAGAAGTATATCCTCAGCTTAACCGGTGAACGTAGGCTGTTCGATGGCTTTGAAAGAATTATCTCTAGATCATCGAAGAGTGAGATTGGCCGCGACTACAAGAAGGGTGAAGAAATAAAGCCTTCCAAGATCGAGTTCGAGGAAGATACGACCAGGCCGCCCTCCAGATTCAGTGAAGCTTCCCTAGTAAAAGAACTAGAGAAGAGAGGAATCGGTCGTCCTTCAACTTACGCGACAATAATCTCGACATTGCTAGATAGAAAGTACGTGCTTCGACAATCCAGAGAGCTAAGGCCAACATTACTAGGTTCGATTGTAAATGAGTTTCTCAATGATTATTTTCCTGATGTCGTCGACATGAATTTCACCGCAAACATGGAGGAAGAACTTGACGATGTGGAAAACGGCTCCAAAAAGTGGCAGGATGTTGTCCAGGGCTTTTATGGTGGCTTCAAGACGGACCTTGATCAGATTGACAAAAAGATCAAGAAAGGTGAGCTTAAAATTGAATTTCCGACAGACAGAGAATGCTCTTGTGGCGGAAATTTCAGGATAGTCTTCGGAAGATACGGCGGGTATTTGAAGTGTCAATCATGTGATAAGAACGAATCCGTTGATATGACCTCTTTCACCTGTGTGATAGACGGGAAAGTCTTGTTAAAGGACGTTGCAGCCAATCAGAAAATGGAAGTGGAGATAGATGAGAAATGCCCGGAATGCGGTTCCGCTCTTGTTAAGAGAAAGGGCAGGTACGGTGAGTTTATCGCATGCTCGGCTTACCCGAAATGCAAGTACACGAGAAATGTGAGTATAGACGCTCCATGTCCCAGGTGCGGAGGGGTGGTCGAGAAGCTACGTAGCAAGAAAGGTAAGAATTACTACAAGTGCTCCGAATGTGGAGAGCGTTACTGGAATGAGCCCACGAAAGAGAAATGCGAAATCTGTGATTCTCATCTTTTCCTCAAGATCAAGCGGGGAGGAAAAGAGGTCCATTACTGTGCGAAGTGCAAGAAAGAGTTTGAAGTGGAGGAAGGTTCATGACCAGGAAAGTTGCGGTTGTCTACGGCGGCTTTTCAAACGAGAGGGATGTATCAATCAAGAGTGGAATGAATATTGCTAAGTCTCTCGAAAGGTTAGAGATTGAGGTTCTGCCGTTTGATCTTAAGAGAGATACTATTGCTGATCTCCTTAAATTGAAGACCGATCTCTTTTTCCTCGCCCTCCACGGGAAGTTTGGCGAAGACGGAACTATTCAGGGCATGTTGGAACTTGCGGATCTTCCTTATACTGGCTCCGACTCAAGAACGAGCGCGATTTGCTTTGATAAGGAGATTACCTACAGACTGGTCGACGGAACTGCCGAATTGCCAGTATGGAAGAGAGTTGAAAGTGTTAGAGATGTCGAGGGGTGGGAGATATTCCCCTGCGTTATAAAGCCTGTGAGAGAGGGATCCAGCATAGGGGTTTACATCTGTGACGATCATTCGATTCTAGAGAACAGAATTGAAGAATTGTTAGTTACTTACGATTCTCTACTTCTAGAAGAATATATCTCAGGCAGAGAAGTAACAGTATCGGTAATCGATTCTATAGATGGTCCTGTAGTGCTTCCGATTCTTGAGATCAGACCCAAGAAGCGTTTCTACGATTATGAAGCCAAGTATACAGAGGGATTTACAGACTTTGTTGTGCCTGCTCCTTTAGAAGAGAGTGTTCAAAAAGCGATTATCGATAAGTCGGTTGCTATCTACAAACTTCTGGGCTGCCGTGATCTTTCGAGGATTGACGGTATACTCAGGGAAGACACGTTTTACTTTCTTGAAGTAAATACTATGCCCGGAATGACCGACTTGAGCGATCTCCCAATGTCTGCAAGGGCCATGGGAATGACTTT
This Mesotoga infera DNA region includes the following protein-coding sequences:
- a CDS encoding type I DNA topoisomerase produces the protein ETAKQLISGDNLRLYTLIWNRFIASQMASAEYAVTDVQLEDENEKYILSLTGERRLFDGFERIISRSSKSEIGRDYKKGEEIKPSKIEFEEDTTRPPSRFSEASLVKELEKRGIGRPSTYATIISTLLDRKYVLRQSRELRPTLLGSIVNEFLNDYFPDVVDMNFTANMEEELDDVENGSKKWQDVVQGFYGGFKTDLDQIDKKIKKGELKIEFPTDRECSCGGNFRIVFGRYGGYLKCQSCDKNESVDMTSFTCVIDGKVLLKDVAANQKMEVEIDEKCPECGSALVKRKGRYGEFIACSAYPKCKYTRNVSIDAPCPRCGGVVEKLRSKKGKNYYKCSECGERYWNEPTKEKCEICDSHLFLKIKRGGKEVHYCAKCKKEFEVEEGS
- a CDS encoding D-alanine--D-alanine ligase; the protein is MTRKVAVVYGGFSNERDVSIKSGMNIAKSLERLEIEVLPFDLKRDTIADLLKLKTDLFFLALHGKFGEDGTIQGMLELADLPYTGSDSRTSAICFDKEITYRLVDGTAELPVWKRVESVRDVEGWEIFPCVIKPVREGSSIGVYICDDHSILENRIEELLVTYDSLLLEEYISGREVTVSVIDSIDGPVVLPILEIRPKKRFYDYEAKYTEGFTDFVVPAPLEESVQKAIIDKSVAIYKLLGCRDLSRIDGILREDTFYFLEVNTMPGMTDLSDLPMSARAMGMTFEDVVGGVVEVAERRNRR